One genomic segment of Candidatus Kryptonium sp. includes these proteins:
- a CDS encoding 2-phosphosulfolactate phosphatase, whose amino-acid sequence MNIDLFFTPLQVQDELGLQNKTVIVVDVLRASTTIATALKNGARAIIPVATVENAVKYASTLEPSSFLLCGERGGKIIDGFDLGNSPFEYTEDKVKGKTLIYASTNGSVAITKTKYAKHSIIAGFVNISEVVKFVNENSDDILILCSGKLNRFCIEDTVCGGMIAFMLINGKSKKKFNLSDSVLASIKLYKSYRKNLLKMLKESEHGRFLIELDFEEDLKVAAGVDTIPILPIYSDGVIKQYTKE is encoded by the coding sequence ATGAATATTGATTTGTTTTTCACACCTTTACAGGTTCAAGATGAATTGGGGCTACAGAATAAAACAGTAATAGTTGTTGATGTTTTAAGGGCTTCAACTACTATAGCGACAGCTTTGAAAAATGGCGCAAGAGCGATAATTCCAGTTGCAACTGTTGAAAACGCCGTGAAATATGCCTCAACTCTTGAACCAAGCTCTTTTCTCTTATGCGGAGAAAGAGGTGGTAAAATAATTGATGGATTTGATCTTGGAAATTCCCCGTTTGAATACACCGAAGATAAGGTTAAAGGTAAAACATTAATCTACGCAAGCACAAATGGCTCCGTTGCCATAACCAAGACAAAGTACGCGAAACATTCCATAATCGCTGGATTCGTGAATATATCAGAAGTTGTGAAGTTTGTAAATGAAAATAGCGATGATATCCTAATTCTTTGTTCAGGAAAGTTAAATCGTTTTTGTATTGAAGATACAGTTTGTGGAGGGATGATTGCTTTCATGCTTATAAATGGAAAATCAAAGAAGAAATTCAACCTTAGCGATTCCGTCCTTGCCTCTATTAAGCTTTACAAATCTTATCGCAAAAATCTTTTAAAGATGCTGAAAGAAAGTGAGCATGGTAGGTTTTTAATTGAACTTGATTTTGAAGAAGATTTAAAGGTAGCAGCAGGTGTTGATACCATCCCAATTTTACCAATTTATTCTGATGGTGTAATAAAACAATATACCAAGGAGTAA
- a CDS encoding tetratricopeptide repeat protein, translating into MLKPRKKIKKQELKEDKLVLTYYKAREFVEKNKKVLSYVVIGIIVLVAGVIIYRNNLRAENERAEMLFSKIINYYDNGDYKTAIDGIPQRNIQGLKYIVENYGGTEAGEIATYYLANAYYMLGDYDNALKYFKKYDGDDKLLLSASLAGIASIYEIKEDYKKAGEYFEKAAQKFRENILIPEYLYNAGRNYKLAGEREKALRLFERIKKEYSNFAKIRDVEIYIASLKNE; encoded by the coding sequence ATGCTTAAGCCGAGGAAAAAGATAAAAAAACAGGAGCTGAAGGAAGACAAACTTGTTCTAACTTATTACAAAGCCCGTGAATTTGTGGAGAAGAATAAAAAGGTTTTGAGTTATGTTGTAATCGGTATAATAGTTCTTGTCGCAGGTGTAATCATTTACCGAAATAACCTTAGAGCCGAAAATGAAAGAGCAGAGATGCTTTTTTCAAAAATCATAAACTACTATGACAATGGGGACTACAAAACTGCAATTGATGGGATTCCACAGCGTAATATACAAGGATTAAAATATATCGTTGAAAATTACGGTGGCACTGAAGCAGGTGAAATCGCAACATATTATCTTGCAAATGCTTATTATATGCTTGGCGATTATGACAATGCTCTGAAGTATTTCAAAAAATATGATGGGGATGATAAGCTTTTACTTTCCGCATCCCTTGCTGGAATTGCATCAATTTATGAGATAAAGGAGGATTATAAAAAGGCAGGGGAGTATTTTGAGAAGGCAGCGCAAAAGTTCAGAGAAAATATACTTATTCCAGAATATCTTTATAATGCGGGAAGAAACTATAAGCTTGCTGGTGAAAGGGAAAAAGCACTACGCTTATTTGAGAGGATAAAAAAAGAATATTCAAACTTTGCAAAAATTCGCGATGTTGAAATTTACATCGCATCATTGAAAAATGAATGA
- a CDS encoding type II secretion system F family protein, producing MSADSLAEAKKKIKQLAEQRKFKVTKIQKRKTFIYKVQRDSEKPITGEQRAFTKEEVKQALEKLGYKVVNIQPKVLDFKFKPPETEIVTFVRVSADLLREKLPYNEVLQLLINDVQHPTLREALREINNDLRQGKDSEEAFLKQEKVLGKFTARMLGLASKSGNMAEIYESTAKFLERNAEFKKNLKSALIMPIFTLIVLFIAVIFYVAYIFPETAELFLKLGTELPPMTAATLELSRFLLDNMTYIFFGSALLTFAFIYFIRTPKGQFLRDKYIIKIPVLGPLIHKTTIEIFCRVFYALYAGSGENIEAIRLAAEACGNKYMEHQIKTIAIPMMLSQGKGLVEAFEATGVFTKTALARFHSGAETGTVKQTALQIANYYEKETVYKLKNAVDFIQLMIAMIIMIVMTLLTLISSETAMVKPKTPYTMILPFQSF from the coding sequence GTGTCTGCCGATAGTCTTGCTGAAGCAAAGAAAAAAATTAAGCAACTTGCAGAGCAGAGAAAATTTAAGGTAACGAAGATTCAAAAGCGAAAAACTTTTATTTATAAAGTTCAACGAGATAGTGAAAAGCCAATTACTGGTGAACAAAGGGCTTTTACGAAAGAAGAAGTAAAGCAAGCACTTGAAAAACTTGGATATAAAGTTGTAAATATTCAACCTAAAGTTCTTGATTTTAAATTTAAACCACCTGAAACTGAAATAGTTACATTTGTTCGTGTCAGCGCTGATTTGTTAAGAGAAAAACTTCCTTATAATGAAGTCCTTCAATTGCTTATAAACGATGTTCAGCATCCGACGCTTAGAGAGGCGTTGAGGGAAATAAACAATGATCTTCGTCAAGGTAAGGACAGCGAAGAAGCGTTCTTAAAGCAGGAAAAAGTTTTGGGTAAATTCACGGCAAGAATGCTTGGGCTTGCTTCAAAAAGCGGAAATATGGCGGAGATTTACGAGAGCACCGCAAAATTTCTTGAGAGGAATGCTGAATTTAAGAAGAATCTTAAAAGTGCTTTGATAATGCCTATTTTCACATTGATCGTTTTGTTTATTGCTGTTATTTTCTATGTTGCATATATTTTTCCAGAGACAGCAGAACTTTTCCTTAAACTTGGAACTGAACTTCCACCAATGACAGCAGCTACATTAGAGCTAAGCCGATTCTTGCTTGATAACATGACTTATATTTTCTTTGGGTCAGCTTTATTGACTTTTGCTTTTATTTATTTCATTAGAACTCCTAAAGGACAGTTTTTGCGTGATAAGTATATTATAAAAATTCCTGTTCTTGGACCTTTGATTCACAAAACAACTATTGAAATTTTTTGTAGAGTTTTCTATGCTCTTTATGCAGGATCGGGGGAAAACATAGAGGCTATTCGCCTTGCAGCTGAAGCATGTGGTAATAAGTATATGGAACATCAGATAAAAACAATAGCAATACCGATGATGTTAAGTCAAGGTAAGGGACTCGTAGAAGCATTTGAAGCAACGGGGGTTTTCACAAAAACAGCACTTGCAAGATTTCATTCTGGGGCGGAAACAGGAACCGTTAAACAAACAGCACTTCAAATTGCAAATTATTACGAAAAAGAAACAGTTTATAAACTTAAAAACGCGGTTGATTTTATTCAGCTTATGATTGCGATGATAATTATGATCGTCATGACCTTGCTTACGCTTATATCTTCCGAAACGGCAATGGTTAAACCGAAGACGCCATATACGATGATACTTCCATTTCAAAGTTTTTAA
- a CDS encoding ATPase, T2SS/T4P/T4SS family encodes MTVGVDITDKLGYTLLKKGIIDYETLERALKIKEQEDSKTRRSLAQILVFDFGVDHDSVFKEVANLYGFREIYLADENIDKNRIDFIRKLIEPLPQALKDQMREEKILPLKNDEQRPDKLILISADPTSRSIPLIARSLGAKRYEVCYVRLKDIQNLFDKVFPPENEFLKVLENSKIEITEDELEEETLDEAAIEAEINKSMLVNLVEGMLVEAVRKGASDIHIIPKDSRTTEIHFRIDGKLRLWHVQDGIRPEAIAAVVKDRSKNVDRFEREMAQDGFIQRKVDGHMIRYRVSVLPIVGKEFQYKFESIVIRVLDDRKVITDLDKLGFQGKAKEFFIKAISKPQGMVIVTGPTGSGKSTTLMAALHYIIKPEINVLTVEDPVEYIIPGARQLKIGPKMNFEQALRAILRHDPDVVMVGEIRDKETAEIAIKLANTGHLTFSTLHTNDAPSAISRLYKMGIETFLIAYAINIIIAQRLIRKLCEKCKRPIEDLDPAVPLSLGFTEEEIKNTVFYEAVGCDQCHGGYKGRVAIHEALYFTKEIRRLIFKTGRDIDEEAIREQAIKDGMLTLRAAGRERIKQGVTTLEEVAHATTED; translated from the coding sequence ATGACGGTTGGTGTAGACATTACGGATAAACTTGGTTATACGCTTTTAAAGAAAGGAATAATTGATTATGAAACACTTGAGCGAGCTTTGAAGATCAAAGAGCAAGAAGATTCAAAGACGAGAAGAAGTTTGGCTCAAATTCTTGTGTTTGATTTTGGAGTTGATCATGACAGTGTGTTTAAAGAAGTTGCAAACCTTTATGGGTTCAGGGAGATCTATCTTGCGGATGAAAATATTGATAAAAACAGAATTGACTTTATAAGGAAGCTCATTGAGCCTTTGCCGCAAGCATTGAAAGATCAAATGAGAGAGGAAAAAATCTTACCATTGAAAAATGACGAACAAAGACCAGATAAACTTATTTTAATATCTGCCGATCCAACGAGTAGGAGCATACCTCTTATTGCTAGGTCTCTTGGGGCTAAGAGATATGAAGTGTGTTATGTGAGATTAAAAGATATACAAAATTTGTTTGATAAAGTTTTCCCGCCGGAGAATGAGTTTTTAAAAGTTCTTGAAAATTCAAAAATTGAAATAACCGAGGATGAGCTTGAAGAGGAAACGCTTGATGAAGCAGCAATTGAAGCTGAAATAAATAAAAGTATGCTTGTTAATCTCGTTGAGGGAATGCTTGTTGAGGCAGTTAGAAAAGGCGCAAGCGATATTCATATAATTCCGAAGGATTCAAGGACCACCGAAATTCACTTTAGAATAGATGGAAAGTTAAGATTATGGCATGTTCAGGACGGTATAAGACCTGAAGCAATTGCTGCGGTTGTCAAAGATAGATCAAAAAATGTTGATAGATTTGAGCGTGAAATGGCGCAAGATGGTTTTATTCAGAGGAAAGTTGATGGGCATATGATAAGATATAGAGTTTCTGTGCTTCCGATCGTCGGGAAGGAGTTTCAGTATAAGTTTGAAAGCATTGTAATCCGAGTTCTTGATGATAGAAAAGTTATAACTGATCTTGACAAGCTCGGATTCCAAGGTAAAGCAAAAGAGTTCTTTATCAAGGCAATTTCAAAGCCACAAGGAATGGTTATTGTAACTGGTCCAACTGGAAGTGGAAAATCAACAACATTAATGGCAGCATTACATTATATTATTAAACCAGAAATAAATGTTTTAACAGTTGAAGATCCTGTTGAATATATAATTCCGGGTGCAAGGCAGTTGAAGATTGGTCCAAAAATGAATTTTGAGCAAGCATTAAGAGCTATCTTGCGTCACGATCCTGATGTCGTTATGGTTGGTGAAATAAGAGATAAGGAAACAGCGGAAATCGCTATAAAGCTTGCAAACACGGGGCACTTGACATTTTCAACCCTTCATACTAATGATGCACCAAGCGCAATATCAAGATTGTATAAAATGGGAATTGAAACATTTCTCATTGCTTATGCTATAAATATCATAATTGCTCAAAGATTAATACGAAAGCTTTGCGAGAAATGCAAGCGTCCTATAGAAGATTTGGATCCTGCTGTTCCTTTGAGTTTAGGATTTACAGAGGAAGAAATTAAAAATACTGTTTTCTATGAAGCCGTTGGATGCGATCAGTGTCATGGTGGATATAAAGGAAGAGTCGCAATTCATGAAGCGCTTTATTTTACAAAGGAAATAAGAAGACTGATCTTTAAAACGGGTAGGGATATTGATGAAGAAGCTATAAGAGAACAAGCAATCAAAGATGGAATGCTGACATTACGCGCAGCTGGAAGAGAAAGAATTAAACAAGGAGTCACAACGCTTGAGGAAGTAGCTCATGCAACAACGGAAGATTAA
- a CDS encoding DUF4900 domain-containing protein: protein MFGKTSLLILIGFITAFSIYQLRLTRAVISATDSFNYYYAKTLVHETAVSAMNIGVSRVWKDGTINTTFNVVMNNCTAVVRIHPVIPDSIVRLSVKARGYAFVDTYYAKYRRPYQIEDSAFAYFVYSSAPVTPASRYFWYTGTEFYAGAPVYWIDGDTVWGPVHTNGVLHTYGSPVFYDKVTAYSGINPQPTSNRNKAKFYGGWEVGIYAEIPSDMNRTKTAAINGGGVINQATYFKFLPDGRVVRRRITGWTQQWIGSSSYRRQRSVPQLAAPDTISISQLSSTGVIWVRGEVVVEGTLNGQLTILADGNIRIWDDIRYASDPNVNPNSDDFLGLVSYQNVIIADSDPNQNDVVIQAAIMAYNGGSNDRSFIAENWDKRPPSGAIYLTGSICQEQRGPVGRFAGASGIIQNGFSKRYRYDPRFRDKAPPYYPLVSYPGIRQLRLVSWWE from the coding sequence ATGTTTGGAAAAACATCACTGTTAATACTCATTGGGTTTATCACAGCGTTTTCAATTTATCAACTTCGCTTAACTCGTGCTGTAATTTCTGCAACTGATAGTTTTAATTATTATTATGCGAAAACCTTGGTTCATGAAACAGCTGTAAGTGCAATGAATATCGGGGTAAGTAGAGTTTGGAAGGATGGAACGATAAATACAACCTTTAATGTCGTAATGAACAATTGCACAGCTGTGGTTAGAATTCATCCTGTTATACCTGATTCAATTGTTAGATTAAGTGTTAAAGCAAGAGGATATGCATTTGTAGATACATATTATGCTAAATATAGAAGACCATACCAAATTGAGGATTCAGCGTTTGCATATTTTGTATATTCAAGTGCTCCTGTGACACCAGCTTCAAGATATTTTTGGTATACTGGAACAGAATTTTATGCTGGAGCTCCTGTTTACTGGATAGATGGTGATACAGTTTGGGGTCCTGTTCATACTAATGGTGTTTTACATACATATGGCTCACCTGTTTTTTATGACAAAGTTACTGCATATTCTGGAATAAATCCACAACCGACCTCTAACAGAAATAAAGCAAAATTCTATGGTGGATGGGAAGTTGGTATATATGCTGAAATTCCATCCGATATGAACAGGACTAAAACAGCAGCAATAAATGGTGGTGGAGTTATTAACCAAGCAACTTATTTTAAATTTTTGCCTGATGGCAGAGTTGTAAGAAGAAGAATAACTGGATGGACACAACAATGGATCGGAAGCTCAAGTTATAGAAGACAGCGATCAGTACCGCAATTAGCTGCACCTGATACGATTAGTATTTCACAGTTAAGCTCAACAGGTGTTATTTGGGTTAGAGGTGAAGTTGTTGTAGAAGGCACTCTAAATGGTCAATTAACTATCTTAGCTGATGGAAATATAAGAATATGGGATGATATAAGATATGCAAGTGATCCGAATGTTAATCCGAATTCTGATGATTTTCTTGGGCTCGTCTCATATCAAAATGTCATAATAGCTGATAGCGATCCAAATCAAAACGATGTCGTTATTCAAGCGGCTATCATGGCGTACAATGGTGGTTCCAATGACCGCAGTTTTATAGCTGAAAACTGGGATAAGAGGCCACCTTCTGGAGCTATTTATTTAACGGGAAGCATATGTCAAGAGCAAAGGGGACCGGTGGGACGATTCGCTGGAGCTAGTGGAATAATTCAAAATGGTTTTAGTAAAAGATATAGATATGATCCAAGGTTTAGAGATAAAGCACCGCCGTATTATCCGCTTGTAAGCTACCCAGGTATACGACAATTAAGGTTAGTTTCATGGTGGGAATGA
- a CDS encoding PilT/PilU family type 4a pilus ATPase, which translates to MPVNPQIIKEAKELLSSLASKVPVTLFSVEKQMYIGDELIRKMSENQKLILRDLINMFLLRMRELEASDIDFGGWGSRKMVWLRIHGAKKPIPEFGTYETDEFNILIQSLLMERQRQYLYENRNLDFSYTFKDQNGTIYRYRADAYFELDDLALNMRAINTQIRPYESYGFHPNVTKVLSLQYTKEGLILVTGITGSGKSTTLDAIVDLNNRTVEGHIIIIASPVEYVHESKRCIIRHREVGRDTMSFKQGTIEALRQDPDIIIIGEMRDPDTIMAALEVADSGHKVLSTLHTSSAVESIDRIIGEVPPIEQERVRNRLADILKCVISQKLVPSLDGRRVLAKEVMVMTPSIRSAIKNNNTGEIYQMIAEGAEYGMITMEQDLRRLYLERKISLETAINFANNKRRMQQLLQAA; encoded by the coding sequence ATGCCAGTAAATCCGCAAATTATTAAAGAGGCGAAAGAATTGTTGAGTTCGCTTGCTAGTAAAGTTCCAGTTACACTTTTTAGTGTAGAGAAACAAATGTATATCGGTGATGAGCTAATAAGAAAGATGTCGGAAAATCAGAAACTTATCTTGAGAGATTTGATAAATATGTTTCTTTTGAGAATGAGAGAACTTGAGGCATCTGATATAGATTTTGGGGGGTGGGGTTCCAGGAAAATGGTTTGGCTTAGAATTCACGGCGCCAAAAAACCAATACCAGAATTTGGAACTTATGAAACTGACGAGTTTAACATTTTGATACAAAGCTTGCTTATGGAAAGACAAAGGCAATACCTTTACGAGAATAGAAATCTTGATTTTTCATACACATTTAAAGATCAGAATGGAACAATTTATCGTTATCGTGCGGATGCTTATTTTGAACTTGATGATCTTGCTTTAAATATGAGGGCGATAAATACTCAAATACGACCTTATGAAAGTTATGGATTTCATCCGAATGTTACTAAAGTTTTAAGTTTGCAATATACAAAAGAGGGATTAATTCTCGTTACGGGGATAACAGGTTCTGGTAAAAGCACCACGCTTGATGCTATAGTTGATCTTAACAACAGGACTGTTGAAGGACATATTATTATAATTGCCTCGCCAGTTGAATATGTTCACGAATCAAAGCGTTGTATAATTCGCCATAGAGAAGTTGGTAGAGATACTATGTCGTTTAAACAGGGAACGATAGAAGCGTTGCGTCAAGATCCTGACATAATTATAATTGGGGAGATGAGGGATCCAGATACAATCATGGCTGCACTTGAAGTAGCAGATAGTGGGCATAAAGTTTTATCAACACTTCATACTTCTTCAGCTGTTGAAAGTATTGATAGAATAATTGGAGAAGTTCCACCAATTGAACAAGAAAGAGTTAGAAATAGGTTAGCTGATATTTTAAAATGTGTGATCTCTCAGAAACTTGTCCCAAGTTTAGATGGGAGAAGAGTTCTTGCCAAAGAAGTAATGGTTATGACACCTTCAATAAGATCGGCTATAAAGAACAATAACACTGGTGAAATTTATCAAATGATCGCTGAAGGAGCTGAATATGGGATGATAACGATGGAGCAAGATTTAAGACGACTTTATCTTGAAAGAAAAATTTCGCTTGAAACGGCTATCAATTTTGCAAATAACAAACGAAGAATGCAACAACTTCTACAAGCAGCATAA
- a CDS encoding type II and III secretion system protein yields the protein MGRKIIFLLLFIQILSGLALSQIGGRPRELRRAYVAPEEIVSMSRTMPFNQALQIFNDISKKFLGKVIIDPETRISPIGVDIDKMHWLDAFELILRANKLWYEEYADYIKIVPLAEVTGPPTPTAPTEEEKAKIHFESREVMISAVFFEADASKLKQYGFSWDFFRGRGVNIGVTMSAAEGKTGLLTIDVNNPDIDFGNLVAIFKALESQQIGEVVANPRITVRSGEQGQIQVGSDISVTVRDFAGNAITQFFSTGSIIRVKPEVIKFDTVYFIVLELNIERSNVAGVAPQITINKSSAQTKILLLDGEETIIGGLYINEERVTREGVPILKDLPWWFFGLRYLFGFDVKTVAKKELIILLKAEILPTLAERLRERSLKVGERPMLKQSREELLKALENYKKQLKPEK from the coding sequence ATGGGACGAAAAATAATTTTTTTATTACTTTTCATTCAAATTTTATCGGGTTTAGCTCTTTCACAAATTGGAGGGCGTCCGAGAGAATTAAGAAGAGCGTATGTGGCACCTGAGGAAATAGTTTCAATGTCAAGAACGATGCCTTTTAATCAGGCGCTTCAAATTTTTAACGACATTAGTAAAAAGTTTCTTGGCAAAGTTATAATTGACCCTGAGACGAGGATAAGCCCTATTGGAGTTGATATTGATAAGATGCATTGGCTTGACGCATTTGAATTGATCCTAAGAGCGAATAAACTATGGTATGAGGAGTATGCAGATTATATAAAAATAGTTCCACTTGCTGAAGTTACAGGACCACCAACCCCTACTGCTCCAACTGAGGAAGAAAAGGCAAAGATACATTTTGAAAGTCGTGAGGTGATGATTTCAGCCGTATTTTTTGAGGCGGACGCATCAAAATTAAAGCAATATGGTTTTAGTTGGGATTTCTTTCGTGGCAGGGGAGTGAACATAGGTGTTACAATGTCAGCTGCCGAAGGAAAAACGGGTTTGCTTACGATTGATGTTAATAATCCTGACATTGATTTTGGAAATTTGGTTGCGATTTTCAAAGCCCTTGAATCTCAACAAATTGGTGAGGTTGTTGCAAATCCAAGGATCACAGTTAGATCAGGGGAACAAGGACAAATTCAAGTTGGAAGCGACATTTCCGTTACAGTTAGAGATTTTGCTGGAAACGCAATTACGCAGTTTTTTTCAACTGGTTCAATTATTAGGGTAAAACCAGAGGTTATAAAATTTGATACTGTTTATTTTATTGTCCTTGAACTTAACATTGAAAGAAGCAATGTCGCAGGCGTAGCGCCACAAATAACAATAAATAAATCTTCAGCACAAACGAAAATTTTACTTCTTGATGGAGAGGAAACAATAATTGGCGGTCTTTACATAAATGAGGAAAGAGTAACTCGTGAAGGAGTCCCAATACTTAAAGATTTACCTTGGTGGTTTTTTGGATTAAGGTATTTATTTGGGTTTGATGTTAAAACAGTTGCAAAGAAGGAGTTGATAATACTTTTAAAAGCTGAGATTTTACCGACACTTGCTGAAAGGTTAAGGGAAAGATCTCTAAAAGTTGGTGAACGTCCGATGTTAAAACAAAGCAGAGAAGAATTACTAAAGGCACTTGAAAATTATAAAAAGCAGTTGAAACCTGAAAAATAA
- a CDS encoding Ig-like domain-containing protein, protein MRKVLIFSILVFLLFSGCKKAVEPEEEKQQKTVVLNGRVLEEATNAPIRNAVVRILGITPALITYTDSLGRYQFNFQIEVETELQIVAFKEGYEPDTSKVLALPGRKVDVPVLMLKRVVSEVPTSGEPASIVLVSQSAKNIGVKGSGSVETAQLVFEVQDSSGKPVDLAHSVEVSFRIGSGPGGGEFVHPPRARTDSKGRVTANVVSGTRAGVVQIVAEAVSGTRTIRSLPVVIVIHGGLPDSAHFSIAPDKLNFPGYNIFGLTNRITAYVGDKYGNPVKPGTAVYFTTTGGIIEGSVLTDNRGQGSVNLISAEPRPVHPVLGPGYAVVTATTADENQRTIKAETIVLFSGIPQVTVTPSTFSIPNLGSQIFNYTVSDQNGNPLAGGTTIKVSIDGKDIKALGDLDITLPDTRDRSWTRFSFAIQDTTGDDTPRPVLIRISTTGPNGSATVNISGTVR, encoded by the coding sequence ATGAGAAAAGTATTGATTTTTTCCATATTGGTTTTTTTGCTTTTTTCTGGATGTAAAAAAGCAGTTGAGCCAGAAGAAGAGAAACAGCAAAAAACCGTTGTTTTAAACGGACGAGTGCTTGAAGAAGCAACAAATGCTCCGATTAGAAATGCTGTCGTGCGAATTCTTGGCATAACCCCAGCGCTTATAACATATACAGATTCATTAGGAAGATACCAATTTAATTTTCAAATTGAGGTTGAAACTGAACTTCAAATTGTAGCGTTCAAAGAAGGTTATGAACCTGACACAAGTAAGGTATTAGCTCTTCCGGGAAGAAAGGTTGATGTTCCAGTTTTAATGTTAAAAAGAGTTGTTTCAGAAGTTCCAACAAGCGGTGAGCCAGCAAGTATTGTTCTTGTTTCACAATCAGCGAAAAACATAGGTGTAAAAGGAAGTGGTTCTGTTGAGACCGCTCAACTTGTTTTTGAAGTTCAAGATTCAAGTGGGAAACCCGTTGACCTTGCTCATTCGGTTGAAGTTAGCTTCAGGATTGGTTCAGGACCAGGTGGCGGTGAATTTGTTCATCCCCCAAGAGCTAGAACTGATAGCAAGGGACGTGTGACGGCTAATGTTGTAAGTGGAACAAGAGCAGGTGTTGTTCAAATTGTTGCTGAAGCTGTCTCTGGAACAAGGACAATAAGATCATTACCAGTGGTGATTGTAATTCATGGTGGGCTACCGGATTCAGCTCATTTCAGCATCGCTCCAGACAAGTTGAATTTTCCTGGCTATAACATTTTCGGATTAACTAATAGGATAACAGCTTATGTTGGAGATAAATATGGAAATCCAGTCAAACCCGGAACCGCAGTGTATTTTACAACGACTGGAGGGATAATTGAAGGTTCAGTTTTGACAGATAACAGAGGACAGGGCAGTGTTAACTTAATTTCAGCTGAGCCAAGACCTGTTCATCCAGTCCTCGGTCCAGGTTACGCAGTTGTAACTGCAACAACAGCTGATGAAAATCAACGAACAATAAAAGCTGAAACTATAGTTCTTTTCTCAGGGATACCTCAAGTGACAGTCACACCTTCAACATTTAGTATCCCGAACCTTGGGTCCCAGATTTTTAATTATACTGTGAGCGATCAAAATGGAAATCCATTAGCAGGTGGGACCACGATAAAAGTTTCTATTGATGGTAAAGATATAAAAGCGTTAGGAGATCTTGATATAACTTTGCCAGATACCAGAGATAGAAGTTGGACAAGGTTTTCATTTGCAATTCAAGATACAACTGGCGATGATACACCGCGCCCTGTTTTGATTCGTATTTCTACAACTGGACCAAATGGGTCTGCAACTGTTAATATCTCAGGAACGGTAAGATAA
- a CDS encoding response regulator, translating into MPEKSRVLVVDDEEALRYLLSTELAAEGYEVETAGDGDEAIEAIKSKDYDVVLLDIKMPRVDGFEVLRFIKQNKPEIKVIMLTAYADVKNAIEALKLGASDFVSKPYDLEDILTSINRALGR; encoded by the coding sequence ATGCCAGAGAAATCAAGGGTCCTCGTTGTTGATGACGAAGAGGCATTGAGATATTTGTTAAGTACGGAACTTGCCGCTGAAGGTTATGAGGTTGAAACTGCTGGCGACGGAGATGAGGCAATTGAAGCGATAAAAAGCAAAGATTATGATGTCGTCCTTTTAGATATTAAAATGCCGAGGGTTGATGGGTTTGAAGTGCTAAGGTTTATAAAACAGAATAAGCCAGAAATTAAAGTTATAATGCTGACCGCATATGCTGATGTGAAAAATGCAATTGAAGCTTTAAAACTTGGTGCTTCTGACTTTGTTAGCAAACCTTATGATCTTGAAGATATTTTAACTTCAATTAATCGTGCTCTCGGAAGATGA